The window ATATAACTATTTAGACTGGACAGCTGCTGAAGGAACCATCAGATGCCTTCAAGAAAAATGCATTGTCCATGATATTTTCCGGGTTTTAGATTGTTCCTTAATAAGCAACTGTTCCCCCCACCTACAAGTGGcgaataaggctgggtttacatatatcaggcatccgaCATATTTCCCCTCTGACGTGcatcagagggaaactgatgttagaactgatcccattcatttgaatgggacagttcacagtcatccagcgtctcaattttgacgccggattgTTGGACCAGCCAGatggcactggacaggggaacgcagcttgctgcgtttTCCTGTCTACCATGCAAAAAAAATGGATGCCGTATGCCATCAgttctggcatcagttgcattgagATCTAGGCTAAGTTCACCTATGTCAGATGCTGGACATAGCCCAACAAGTTGGAGAGAAAACCTCCGCAACACCTTAGAGAGAGGAAACAAAAAACAGAAGCGCTCTATGTTCCGTTAATCCAGGGAATATTATATATGAAAAGATTAAACAAATTTGTCCTGCTCACCTGAGCATGTTGCGTTAAGAGCACAACACTGTAATAGTACCGCAGAGTTCCAGGGTTCAGTAGCGTTCGGACCGCAAAATATAGAGGGGGTTGCATCTTGATATGCAGTTCTGAGCGTCTCCACACAATCCTCTGCCGGTAAACACCTCCATAGGACAGACAAGCTCCAGGGGTGTGGGGAAAACAAGACAAGTGGAATGCTTGTATGCAGGTGCTCACTTTCTCCTTTTTTCTTGTTTCCCCCACACACCCGGAGCTTGTCCATCTCACGGAGGTGTTTACCGGCGGTGGATCGTGTGAAGGTTCTCAGAACTCCACAACACCTTAAAAGAGATAACTAGCTGATTGGTAGGGAGTCCCATCAGTCAAACCCCCACTGAGCAGCTAGTTATCTCCTATTCAGAGAGATAACCTTTGTTATTGGGATTGGTCCTTTAAGCTAGTAATATGGTAGATTCCTAGAGTTGGGGGCCTTCTTAGTAAAGCACAATAGAGCATATTGTTATATGGCAAATCAGTACTTTAATGTTTTAAAGTGTTACAGTAATATGATCAACAATTGTAATAGTTGTAAGGGAATGTTTTATAAATAGATTTGCTAGGTTTCAAAAGAAATAATGGCAACATTATTGGGAAATTGCTGCTAAATGTACTGTTTCTATGCTAcatgaaaacataaaaacattGAAGTACTTTGCATATTTTATCTAATAAAATGATACTGCTTACTAAATGGAAAACTGGAATGGAATGTGTAGATTAAGTATGGTTGGCTTGAGAAGCAGCAAAACATTCTATGGGAAATTTCTGAAAACAATCCTTAAGGTATTTTAATATTACCAAGGACAAGCTGCTTTATAATAACATTTACCTTTCTCATTATCTGAACTATCAACTATCATCTAAACTGTCATGTTAGACGCATATTTCCTAATTTTCTCAACAAGATTTCAGGACCTGACAACTCTTGTtaaaggatacatttttttttactattataattCAGGATCACATTGtttaaaaatgtaacttttagcAAAAAACTAAATATGGGCAGTAAGAAAATCGAATTATTGCATAAGATAAGAACAAAGAAAAGAGGTCAACTAGCAAGTATATCAATATCAACTGAATCAACCTAGACAATACCCTTATATGTCAATATAGTCTCAACAATAGAGAAATATAAGGACCCCTAAAAGGCCAAGCAAGCAATTCCCAAATTACTAAAGCAAAAGAACTTTACCATCTGAGTCGACATTTTGTCAGCCCAACACATTTCACCCCAAGAATGGAGTGATAGAACAAGCAATAGATAAAATGCGATTGGTTCTGTTTAGACAATCCCAAATCAATAGTCTCCACATAACTCACAATCCCTACATGTAACTAGATATGATTTTTTGCTTTGCAAATTAGAAAGTCTTAAAAAAAGACTGCAAGGAAAGTGTTCAGACAGATTCACTAAAGGTTTTGCTCTGCTATCAAAGCTGCTGCTTATTCCATTACCACATTAATTGGCAGCCTTACTGCAGTATACATGCCTGTGGAAAGTTGCACAAGAAAATCAGGTTAAAGAAAGGCTAGCATAACATTTTAGGTaatttaacatatttttatagacaAGCAAAAAGTTTACTTATATTTTTGTGTACTAGTAAGTATGGTCAAACAAGAATGAATCactgttaaaaacagctatttctgggttacagagagcctcaataggggtgtggcCTTGTCGCAACACGCATAGGGagggtgctgtgttagtgaaataatgctgttattcagtatgacatgcagattacaggcatcactattagaatcactgccacaaagcgtctggatgtggcagcagggttgggagaccatatggcgtcacaatgaatagattaaagagatttatttatttcatttttatttaattttaattaatttacatttttttaaatccttttttgaggacccattttggtgagcatcgagctggcggtctgccgcGAGGCAAGCTACCGCCTGTCCTAGCCCCTTCCTCTCAtcgcacccccatgctctgagtgtcaacttgaaaagggagggactgcaataccagcaacttggacaggtgcatattcagcttctgcaccattggataagTGGACAAATACTGCTAGAAGTTGTTGCAgtaaaaaagctcgtacttgtatcttaaaatcgatcTGGAAGTCCACCGCAAGGCCGGCTACCagctgtcccagcccctgcctttaACCCCCCCCCATGCTTATGACTGAGTGTCCTGGGTgcaaaaatactgtcaaactacaaaTACTGTCAAAAAATACTGTCAAAACTACAAGATTATTATAACAAGGATATcaaatggcggcacaatgacagagcccagaggtggcagcagcatgacgagaccataggggggcactatgatagagcctggatgtggcagcagtatgaggatgccatatggtggcacaatgacacagcctggaggtggcatcagcatgaggggaacatctggttgcagaatgacacagcctggaggtggcatcagcaacatcaggaatcctgaaagtgacacggtgacagagtggggtggtgggtgtaaATATCAGTACcctgtgatgaaggtgggtgaaagaaggagaacttggcatcagatgtgtggcatctggtgggtggcaggatcagaatagtagctgaggtaggtaggcagaagaaaacggtctcttttgtcaaagtgtttgtgtgcacaagtaagtagtgAGGATATACATTATGTAAAACtcaacttttaatattattcttaggataacatatatggaaacaatttttttttacttaatctaacaaaaggaaaggtgtgcaaaaaacccaTGTGCCaaatacaccaccaagtattgatgcgatgcaaagacctctaaaaggtggaagggaacaacgcatggtccattgtaacaggtgggggtaaaaacttcccctgtaaggccctacttttgccctattaattccctaaaaagggcggccccacacaggaacctctccttatttccacctaaaaatccagggaaatggcagtgtttttaggtggaaatagggagaggttcttgtgtggggccgcccACACTTAcacagaagggaattaatagtgaaagagtagggccttacagggaaagtttttacacccacctgttacaatggaccatacgttgttcccttccaccttttagagatctttgcatcacattaatacttggtggtgtaggtggcacacctttccttttattagatttcaaaacattttgtgtccatttattttatcctagtgaaaaattaagatttagctaatgcatatcctcaatacttacttgtggtctgatgcggaggaatttctgtaaatggggagcagcaccttaattatgtttggcagtatccatggcagcacgcacaatgagagagcctggaggtggcagaatcagcacgaggagactatatgggggcacaatgacagagcctggaggtgccagCATGAAGCTGTTTTTCTATGcagcacacacactgctctctgtttgCAATAaaatgctctctctgaaatacaactctgacgattatatagggctgtgacatcacagggctggctgctgataggctgcatgctgcatgtgattcagggtcatcccacctacccgcctatctgccttcccagagttccttgccccatgccctcacatgtggatctgccattttagatgccctggagcctggactgtactaaatggagtttaatgaagcaatttgtttaatcgaatcgcggcgatattcggattcgttgtgAGGCAAATTTTTCCTGATATTCGGAattaattcggattcgtcagattcgattcgcttatcCTTAGTTAATATATAAAGAAACTTATATCAAAAAGTTTATCAAGTCTCCTATTATGTTAACTATTGAAATTTTCaatcttttatattattgtttacaGTCTAAAAGTCTTAGAAATGTCAAAATTTTGCAAACATTTTGAAATGACCCTggtatgtaaattgttttattTCAGATGATTGGATGtttatacattttcaataaaaacATTCAATCTATTTGTCTATTTAGCTAAATATCTATCAACATTATATAATACCACTACTTCTGTGCAATAATGCCAAGTAACATAATTCTCCTTTTCTTGTTGTAAAATTTTTCTTTAGTTGCTCTACTGCTAATTTGGGCCTTCCCGGAGACCATTGTTAACTCTTTAATACCATTTTTGACATACTGCTGTTTTGCTATATGTAGAAAGAATtagaaaaatagtgtaaaaaacttTTCTTAACCAAAATAATCTGGTAGggaacactaaaattatggttgTTGAGAAAGAGACCTAGAGGGAATTCACCAGGACatgaacaattattattattattattattttacagacTGGATTGCATTTATTGAATTTAAGACATGCATGCAAATTACTGCTAAAATTGCTAATAATATAAATACAATAGCTGTCATGTAACCTAAAAAACAAGCACTAGATGGCACTCCTCACCAACTAATAGCTGCATTGAAAGAGGAAATACATCTCATCATCGTTAAATAAAATTCTTGCTCACGGAATTTCGGCcatgatagatttttttttcaaatgtcctTGTTCTTCCATCAGCATTAGTGCCTTTATTTCGGAACAAATCATCACCAGAATCTCACAGATTTTAAGAAATGCTCAACCAGATACAGGATTATCAAGCGAGAAATAGGTTGGTTCATTTCTTTTTGTTACAAATATCATGGGATATCGTCCTGAGTCAGCTGCATTATGTCATCCCGGAGGAATCCAAGCATGGCACCTTTGTTGGGAGAATTGCTCAGGATCTTGGACTGGATATAGGTGAGATTAATTCCAGAATGTTACATATTGTCTCTAGAGATGAGAAGGAATTTTTCCAGGTTAATCTGCAGAATGGAATCTTGTTTGTTAAAGAGACAATAGACAGAGAAATGCTGTGTCCAAATACACCCTTCTGTATTATTCCTCTGCAGGTCATTGTAGATAAGCCTGTGCAGATGTATCGTGTAGATGTAGAAATAGAAGATATAAATGACAATAATCCAGTATTCCCCTCTAGTGTCAATAATCTTGTTATATCAGAAGTAAAACCTGCAGGATCTCGTTTCCCATTGAAGGTAGCTTCTGATCCAGATCTTGGAACAAATTCTATAACAAACTATGAGCTCAGTGCAAGTGACTATTTTGCATTGGATTTCCAGAAATACATCAGTCAAATCAAGTCTTTAGAGCTTGTGCTGAAAAAAAATTTAGATAGAGAGAAGCAGTCTGTTCACAATCTCTCCCTTACAGCATATGATGGAGGCAAACCAAGACTGAGTGGTACCACACATATTATTATTAACGTAGAGGATTTTAATGATAATGCTCCAGTGTTTGATCAGCCATTTTACCAATGTAGTGTCAATGAAAATACTGTAGAAGGAACATTAGTGTTTAAGCTAAATGCCACTGATCTGGATGAAGGAAAAAATGGAGAGATATTATATGAATTCAATGATATGGTGTCAGAGGAGATATACAAAGCATTTACCTTAGACAAATACACAGGAGAAATAAGAGTAAAAGGAAAACTGGATTTTGAAATTGTTAGTATGTATGAAATTCAGGTTGAAGCTATAGATCATGGAGATTATCAGCTTGTTGGACATTGTAAAGTTCTAGTGACTGTAGCAGATGTCAATGACAACCCTCCTGAGATGACAGTGACATCGTTATCAGTTCCTGTTCCTGAAAATTCTCCACAGGGGACAACAGTTGCCATCATCAGCATCCATGATAAAGATTCTGGATCAAATGGAAAAGTCCACTGCCTAATTTCTGAGCCTTCACCTTTTAAAGTAAATCCAGCCTTTATGAGTGATTTCTCTTTGACTGTGAATGGACCTTTGGATAGAGAAGTGAAAGATGAATATGAAGTTACAATTACTGCAAGAGATGAAGGTTTTCCATCCCTGTCTACCTCAAAAACTCTGAGTATTGATATTAGTGATGTCAATGACAATGTACCAAGATTTCTGCAGCCAGTAGACACAATATTAATTAAGGAGAACAACCCACCAggactacatatatatacagcgtcAGCCCTTGACCCAGACATTGGGCAGAATTCTTTTATTACATATTCAATTCAGGAGCACACAACTGATGGGGTTCCTATTTCTTCTTACATTTCCATTAATCCAGAGAATGGAAAGGTATTTGCTTTGGTATCATTTGATCATGAACAGATTGCATATTTACAATGTCATATAAAGGCCTCTGATGCTGGTCTACAAGTACTCAGCTCTAACCTTACACTAAACATATTCATTGAAGACATTAATGACAATGCTCCTACATTCACCCCACTTCATTCTGAACTAACAATTAAAGCTTCAAAGTCAGCAGAACCCGGACACCTGATAACTAAAGTAAAGGCCGTAGATCTGGATTCTGGATACAATGCTTGGACATTTTATAAGCTAAAGGACCTTGGAGGATCTGGAAAATCCCCATTTACCATTGCACATCAAACTGGAGAAATTACTTTAAAGCGATCATTTACAAATTCAGACAATGATGAGTTTAGATTGCATGTAGTAGCTCATGATCATGGAGAACCAGCCATGACGGCAGAAACACAAATTATCATATCTGTGGTGGAGTCTGGAGAAGAACTAAAGTTTGATAATCAAGAGACAAAGCGGAATGGTGATGAGTTTTCTGATGCAAATGTTTACTTGGTTGTTGCAATCTGCATCATATCAAGTATATTTCTCATTACTCTAATAGTGTTTACTGTTTTAAGATGGCAAAAATATAGAGATGAGGTCAATGAACTAAAAGAAAATTACAAAATCTGCTCCAACACTGGAGGGAGCTGGATGTATTCCCAACACACTCAGTATAAAATGACTTCCAACTCATTCCGACCTAAAAGTGACTTAATTGTCTTCACTCCAAATAACTCTCAATCTCCAGGGAATGAAGAGCAAGTCACTCCACAAGCAGCTATGCTAAACCATAAGGTAAGGCTTATAACGCGAAATATTTTCTGGCTTCATTTAAGGATATCATATATCTTGTTTTTTATCCCCACaactatattaaaaaataaagcaataatAATAGACTAACATATCCAAGTAAAAGTCTGTATGACTGGATGCTTACGAAGTATTGCTCTGTTTACACTTTAGTTTATAGTTTAAGCCATTGTCTTGGAAATTTAAATGTAGAACCCCATCAAAGTAATAGCTCACTGGAATTTTGTCAACAAGAAGCCCTGCACTGAGGGGGCATAGGTTTTCCATGTACTGCTATTTTCTGATTTTGTAGGACATTTTAATATAGGGTATCTTTTCTAGAAGTAATAATACTATTGGCCAATACCTCTGCAGATGCCTCTTGATATCCAGGTAATTTATTGGATTGATAAGTTTACTTTGACTCATAAAAGAAGACATTTTATTACAAGAATGTTTCTCAAACTTCTTCTACTAGGGCTTTTCATGAAAaaatatgttgaaaccatagcCTTAGTAGTGGTTGAATTCTAGACCAAATGATATTAAAAGATACACTTCAAACTTGCTGGGTGTTAGACAGTTGCCTCCGGACTGTCCAACTGGACACACAGTTGTGTCTCTAAGGAGTATTATTTTAAAACTGTATCTAAGATAGATTAACAGAGTTGGGTCCATACATGCATATCACACCAGAGCAATGTCAGGTGATAATATCAGGCATGGGTATTAAACACAAACTTGTCTGCTAAGTCAATCCTTCACTATTTTAGAGGCTTACTGTAtatcaatttttattttcactgttaCCCTCTGTTACCCTCTGTTATAACCAACCTTCATAGTCATGTAGTCATAGTCATTATAGCAAATATTTTAGAGACTTAGAACATAGAGGAATGTTTATGAACATTTATCTTATTTATCTCATAGTGGCAAGAGTTTTAAATAGTTTGTGTTAGGGTTCAAAAAACATAAAGATGATTCTTCCTGAAACTCTGGCTGCATACATAGTTTCCATACTATTCATCTAGTAATATTTCATAAAGTACCTTAATTATCTGATCTGGTAAACGTTTTCTGATCACTACCCATAAAGCAAGAATGGAAAGTGTGTATCTAGATATtgttcataaaaaaattatatggaCAATATCTAGATGCAAGTCTTAACATGTTCCTATTTTGCAGAAGGCCAGTTGCTTTATGCCAAATTATTCTCATTTAATCTCTTTGCTTTAAACCTGTTTTCCGTAATTTACTGCAAATATTAGGACCTGAGGAATCTGTTGACTATGGATGAGGCAAGTTTCCGTCTTTTATGATCTCCTTAAAACTTTGTAGGATGAACCTGGCCTAGAAACAAAGAATAGAGAAAGAAGATATGTATTTTTTTCTGTATGATAAAGTGATCTAAATGTGAATTTTATGTACTAATAAAATAGGCTTGATCTTTTAAGATGAAAACAAAATCAAAGCAGATGCTTTATAAACTTTATACTACATGGAATGTGTTTTGACAGATCTATTAAAACTTTTGCTTAACTTCTTCTGCATAATTACCTACATGTATGTGAAAAATGAGGTGGAGGCATTTGGAGCCATACTATATGTATAGTACTGTAGATGGTGTGGTTGATGCAGTTTGGTGGTTATTTAAGAGATGCTGCCGCTGTCAGAGATTACGGGGTGCCAATCTGTTAACACAGCAGCAGAGGCATTCTGTAGGCTTCTATTGCTGTCGTAAATAAGCCAACCACCGACCACCAATCTAAGTGCTAGAAAATAATAGtaaccacacaaaatattgacactttggaccTGATTTGGATGTTTCCACTTACGGTTGTATTCACTTTTGTTGCCAGGGTTTAGACAGTTAAggttgtgtgttgagttattttgagaaaCAGCATCATTAAACATTGTTATACAGTCTGTGCACTCAATACTTTACAGTATAGCAGAGTGTACtttctttttcaataaaaatataaatctccCTTTTGTGGTTTAAGCTTGCAAAAGAGGTAAATCTAACAACATCAGAGAATGTTAAAGAATCTGAATTAATAaacaaattgtattcaaaattagAATCTGTATAGCAGAAGtgagtaaaataaataatacatttttgtaaataaataGCTTTTTATAAAACTCAAATTAGTTAAACTTACAAGTACATTAGGAAAATACATTTCTAAGATTGTtatcttcataattttttttatggctaAATATTAAAATAGTGATCTATATGACCAAAACTAGCTTTCTGTTTTCCTTTTATGCTTCGCCCTTGTGTTCTTAGCTAAGCAACTACTGCTTCACACGTTTAAGGGTTCCTACAGATGTTTTTacaatagaataaaaataaagtttgtgattttttcctttttttaaaggtGCAATGACTGTGTCTGACACCTGTATGCTGGgaagtttaactccttaacgacgcaggacgtatatttacgtcctgcgctggctcccacgatatgaagcggggtcgcgcctcgatcccgcatcataccgcgtcagtcctgcggctaataccacacatcgccgatcgcggtgatgtgcggtattaaccctctaGAAGCGGCggacaaagctgaccgccacttctaaagtgaaagtgaaactattccggctagtcagttgggcagttcgggaccgccgcggtgaaatcccgaACAGCGAGCAGGACACggaccgcggcatcccgaacagcgagcaggacaccg is drawn from Hyla sarda isolate aHylSar1 chromosome 4, aHylSar1.hap1, whole genome shotgun sequence and contains these coding sequences:
- the LOC130267277 gene encoding protocadherin alpha-4-like isoform X5, encoding MLNQIQDYQARNRLVHFFLLQISWDIVLSQLHYVIPEESKHGTFVGRIAQDLGLDIGEINSRMLHIVSRDEKEFFQVNLQNGILFVKETIDREMLCPNTPFCIIPLQVIVDKPVQMYRVDVEIEDINDNNPVFPSSVNNLVISEVKPAGSRFPLKVASDPDLGTNSITNYELSASDYFALDFQKYISQIKSLELVLKKNLDREKQSVHNLSLTAYDGGKPRLSGTTHIIINVEDFNDNAPVFDQPFYQCSVNENTVEGTLVFKLNATDLDEGKNGEILYEFNDMVSEEIYKAFTLDKYTGEIRVKGKLDFEIVSMYEIQVEAIDHGDYQLVGHCKVLVTVADVNDNPPEMTVTSLSVPVPENSPQGTTVAIISIHDKDSGSNGKVHCLISEPSPFKVNPAFMSDFSLTVNGPLDREVKDEYEVTITARDEGFPSLSTSKTLSIDISDVNDNVPRFLQPVDTILIKENNPPGLHIYTASALDPDIGQNSFITYSIQEHTTDGVPISSYISINPENGKVFALVSFDHEQIAYLQCHIKASDAGLQVLSSNLTLNIFIEDINDNAPTFTPLHSELTIKASKSAEPGHLITKVKAVDLDSGYNAWTFYKLKDLGGSGKSPFTIAHQTGEITLKRSFTNSDNDEFRLHVVAHDHGEPAMTAETQIIISVVESGEELKFDNQETKRNGDEFSDANVYLVVAICIISSIFLITLIVFTVLRWQKYRDEVNELKENYKICSNTGGSWMYSQHTQYKMTSNSFRPKSDLIVFTPNNSQSPGNEEQVTPQAAMLNHKPKHPNPDWRYSASLKAAMQGAVHMEGAAVLRGAAVGLEQQWPTVSSATPEPEGGEVSPPVGAGVNCNSWTFKYGPGNQKQPVPQIPPDFPENFIIPGSPAIISIRQDQPPAPGHKSNFITFGKKEETKKKKKKKKGNKNQEKGNNPTDNNDQ